In bacterium, one genomic interval encodes:
- a CDS encoding class I SAM-dependent methyltransferase — protein sequence MTEWWKALYERPVYLEVYQAEDIEIAAGEIESLVSAFKISPPLSILDCPCGYGRHALELAARGFAVSGADLSPLQIEEANRLASERGLSADFRVADARALPWPDGTFDLSLNMFLSLGYFDIESENQRQLDELVRVTKQGGRIVIDQWNREHEIRSFGNEQQEVTDAGVRIRKEWRFDPIPGRIYWKNTAHFPDGRIEEWEHSVRAYSVRELCDMVAASGASVAALWGDLDGSPWELDSPRTVIVAEKD from the coding sequence ATGACCGAGTGGTGGAAAGCGCTGTACGAACGGCCCGTATACCTCGAGGTCTATCAGGCCGAGGACATCGAAATCGCCGCGGGCGAAATCGAATCGCTCGTTTCCGCGTTCAAAATTTCCCCGCCGCTTTCGATTCTCGACTGCCCCTGCGGATACGGCCGCCACGCTCTCGAACTCGCAGCCCGCGGCTTCGCCGTTTCAGGCGCGGATCTATCGCCGCTGCAAATCGAAGAAGCGAACCGCCTTGCTTCGGAGCGCGGCCTTTCCGCGGACTTCCGCGTCGCGGACGCGCGCGCCCTGCCCTGGCCCGACGGTACTTTCGACCTTTCGCTGAACATGTTCCTCTCGCTCGGATACTTCGACATCGAATCCGAGAACCAACGCCAGCTCGACGAACTCGTGCGCGTCACGAAGCAGGGCGGAAGGATCGTCATCGACCAGTGGAACCGCGAGCACGAGATCCGCTCGTTCGGAAACGAGCAACAGGAAGTGACGGATGCCGGCGTCAGAATCAGGAAAGAGTGGCGGTTCGACCCGATCCCCGGCCGGATTTACTGGAAGAACACCGCGCACTTCCCGGACGGCCGCATCGAGGAATGGGAGCATTCCGTCCGCGCGTACTCCGTGCGCGAACTGTGCGATATGGTTGCGGCGTCGGGTGCATCTGTTGCAGCGCTCTGGGGCGACCTGGACGGCAGCCCGTGGGAACTGGACAGCCCGCGAACGGTTATCGTGGCGGAGAAGGATTAG